In Tenacibaculum pacificus, a single window of DNA contains:
- a CDS encoding arsenosugar biosynthesis-associated peroxidase-like protein translates to MSKTYYDPADLRKFGKITEWNEELGNKFFDYYGKVFEEGALTAREKSLIALAVAHTEQCPYCIDAYTKDGLERGITKEEMMEALHVGAAIKSGATLVHGVQMMNKVNKLEM, encoded by the coding sequence ATGTCAAAAACATATTACGATCCAGCCGATTTACGCAAATTTGGAAAAATAACAGAATGGAATGAAGAACTTGGAAATAAATTTTTTGATTATTACGGAAAAGTATTTGAAGAAGGTGCTTTAACTGCTCGTGAAAAAAGTTTAATTGCTTTAGCCGTTGCGCATACCGAACAATGTCCTTATTGTATTGATGCTTATACAAAAGATGGATTAGAACGAGGAATTACAAAAGAAGAAATGATGGAAGCACTTCATGTTGGAGCTGCTATAAAAAGTGGAGCAACTCTTGTTCACGGTGTTCAAATGATGAATAAAGTGAACAAACTTGAAATGTAA
- a CDS encoding cytochrome c oxidase subunit 3 yields MSTQTLQEELTAGKRKSAKPMLWVAMISMVMFFAGLTSAYVVSMKRDDWVTFDLPQAFFISTILIVLSSITLILSQKFLKKNNLKASLLSLLATLILGLGFVWYQYVGFNELKAVGLFFTGPESTVSTSFILGITFMHILHLLAGVIVLLVVIYNHFKKKYSAADMLGFELGGIFWHFVDVLWIYLFFFFYFIR; encoded by the coding sequence ATGAGCACACAAACATTACAAGAAGAATTAACGGCAGGTAAAAGAAAATCGGCAAAGCCAATGTTATGGGTTGCTATGATTAGTATGGTCATGTTTTTTGCAGGGCTAACAAGTGCTTACGTAGTAAGTATGAAACGAGATGATTGGGTTACTTTTGATTTGCCACAAGCATTTTTTATTAGTACTATTTTAATAGTATTAAGTAGTATTACCTTAATTTTATCTCAAAAATTTTTAAAGAAAAATAATTTAAAAGCTTCATTGCTTAGTTTACTAGCAACTTTAATTTTAGGATTAGGATTTGTATGGTATCAATATGTGGGGTTTAACGAGTTAAAAGCTGTAGGCTTGTTTTTTACAGGTCCAGAAAGTACTGTATCTACATCTTTTATATTAGGAATTACATTTATGCATATTTTGCACCTTTTAGCAGGTGTAATTGTATTGTTAGTCGTTATTTATAATCATTTTAAAAAGAAATATTCAGCAGCCGATATGCTTGGCTTTGAGTTAGGTGGAATCTTTTGGCATTTCGTAGATGTTTTATGGATTTATCTATTTTTCTTTTTCTATTTCATAAGATGA
- a CDS encoding rhodanese-like domain-containing protein, which yields MKKHNTETIPYISVDSLSNLIHQKKEFVLLDARESKEFKVSHLKSSVCVGYDNFDIYKILKKLPSDKKTKIVVYCSLGIRSEDIAEKLKKEGYTNIYNLYGGIFEWKNKQNLIVNSDNNPTEKVHTFNKAWSKWLLKGEKIYE from the coding sequence TTGAAAAAACATAATACAGAAACGATTCCTTATATTTCTGTTGATAGTTTGAGTAATTTAATACATCAAAAAAAGGAGTTTGTTTTATTAGATGCTAGAGAATCAAAAGAATTTAAAGTAAGTCATTTAAAAAGTTCTGTTTGTGTTGGTTATGATAATTTTGATATTTATAAAATATTAAAAAAGCTTCCTTCGGATAAAAAAACTAAAATAGTCGTTTATTGTTCCTTGGGAATTCGTTCTGAAGATATTGCCGAAAAATTAAAAAAAGAAGGATACACAAATATTTACAATTTATATGGCGGAATTTTTGAATGGAAAAATAAACAAAATTTAATAGTAAATTCTGATAATAATCCAACAGAAAAAGTACACACATTTAATAAAGCGTGGAGCAAATGGCTGTTAAAAGGAGAAAAAATATATGAGTAA
- a CDS encoding DoxX family protein, whose translation MNTLENFQNKDTGLLLQRLSISVLILFHGIANLTSNYSFIKSLLNSIGIPEFVAYSVFIGEIIAPILIIIGWRARLASLALAINMLVAILMAHTSDIFTLNQFGGWGIELQGLYLFGAIVIFLLGTGKYAVSNTSKWD comes from the coding sequence ATGAACACTTTAGAAAATTTTCAAAACAAAGACACAGGATTACTTTTACAAAGATTGAGTATTAGCGTACTTATTTTATTTCATGGAATTGCAAACTTGACTTCCAATTATTCATTTATCAAAAGTTTACTAAATAGTATCGGAATTCCAGAATTTGTTGCATACTCGGTTTTTATAGGCGAAATAATTGCACCAATACTCATAATAATTGGTTGGAGAGCAAGATTAGCAAGTTTAGCTTTAGCTATTAATATGTTAGTTGCTATTTTAATGGCTCATACATCGGATATTTTTACATTAAATCAATTTGGAGGTTGGGGAATTGAACTACAAGGCTTATACCTATTTGGTGCAATCGTAATATTTTTATTAGGTACAGGAAAATATGCAGTATCAAACACTTCAAAATGGGATTAA
- the arsM gene encoding arsenosugar biosynthesis arsenite methyltransferase ArsM — MSYLETTHNVYKKAALTPDVGLCCTTNPIWELPGLKIPRIMQEMNYGCGSTVHARDLTNNPKMLYVGVGGGMELLQFAYFNRNKGGVIGLDVVDEMLEASRKNFIIAEEQNDWFKSNFVDLRKGDAMNLPVEDNSIDVAAQNCLFNIFKSDDLKKAIAEMYRVLKPHGKLVMSDPTCEQEMNDELRNDERLRALCLSGSLSIADYVKALTDAGFGTIEIRARKPYRILDPKNYPTDELIYIESIEVAAIKDPMPADGPCIFTGKAAIYYGADDYFDDGLGHTLLKNQPLAICDKTARDLKALGRDDIFFSESTYHYDGGGCC; from the coding sequence ATGAGTTATTTAGAAACTACACATAACGTATATAAAAAAGCCGCATTAACACCTGATGTTGGCTTATGTTGCACTACAAATCCTATTTGGGAATTACCTGGATTAAAAATTCCAAGAATCATGCAAGAAATGAACTACGGTTGTGGTTCGACAGTACATGCTCGTGATTTAACGAACAATCCTAAAATGCTATATGTTGGTGTTGGTGGTGGTATGGAATTATTGCAATTTGCTTATTTCAATAGAAATAAAGGCGGTGTAATTGGTTTAGATGTGGTAGATGAAATGTTAGAAGCATCTCGCAAAAACTTTATAATTGCTGAAGAACAAAACGATTGGTTTAAGTCTAATTTTGTTGATTTACGAAAAGGTGATGCCATGAATTTACCTGTGGAAGATAATTCTATTGATGTTGCGGCTCAAAATTGTTTGTTCAATATTTTTAAGTCAGATGATTTAAAGAAAGCCATTGCAGAAATGTATCGTGTTTTAAAACCTCATGGAAAATTGGTTATGAGCGACCCAACTTGCGAGCAAGAAATGAACGATGAATTACGAAATGATGAGCGTTTACGTGCCTTATGTTTAAGCGGAAGTTTATCGATTGCCGATTATGTAAAAGCATTAACCGATGCTGGTTTTGGAACGATAGAAATTAGAGCTAGAAAACCTTATCGAATTTTAGATCCGAAGAATTATCCTACTGATGAATTAATTTATATTGAATCGATTGAAGTTGCAGCAATTAAAGATCCTATGCCAGCAGATGGTCCTTGTATTTTTACTGGAAAAGCAGCTATTTATTATGGTGCTGATGATTATTTTGATGACGGATTAGGACATACTTTATTAAAAAACCAGCCTTTAGCAATTTGCGATAAAACAGCAAGAGATTTAAAAGCCTTAGGAAGAGATGATATTTTCTTTTCAGAATCTACCTATCATTATGATGGCGGTGGATGCTGTTAA
- a CDS encoding TIGR04282 family arsenosugar biosynthesis glycosyltransferase encodes MSKNILLIFTRNPELGKTKTRLAKTVGDETALTIYKFLLAKTNEITANLNCDKAVYYSVKIRDNDIWDTKIYQKHQQKGEDLGIRMENAFKNSFDEKYEKVLIIGSDLYDLSEEIIEDAFDKLNSNDVVIGPAEDGGYYLLGMKTLHPDVFQNKAWGTETVRKDTLNDLQKVNVHLLKELNDVDVFEDIENHSAFQQFL; translated from the coding sequence ATGAGTAAAAATATACTTTTAATTTTTACAAGAAATCCTGAATTAGGAAAGACAAAAACACGTTTAGCAAAAACTGTTGGCGATGAAACCGCATTAACTATTTATAAATTTCTATTAGCGAAAACCAATGAAATTACCGCCAATTTAAATTGTGATAAAGCCGTTTATTATTCTGTGAAAATTCGTGATAATGATATTTGGGATACAAAAATTTATCAAAAACATCAACAAAAAGGCGAAGATTTAGGAATTAGAATGGAAAACGCTTTTAAAAATTCGTTTGATGAAAAGTATGAAAAAGTGCTAATTATTGGTAGCGATTTATATGATTTATCCGAAGAAATTATAGAAGATGCCTTTGACAAATTAAATTCAAATGATGTTGTAATTGGTCCTGCCGAAGATGGCGGATATTATCTTTTAGGAATGAAAACTTTACATCCTGATGTTTTTCAAAATAAAGCTTGGGGAACAGAAACCGTAAGAAAAGATACGCTAAACGATTTGCAAAAAGTAAACGTACATTTGTTAAAAGAACTTAACGATGTTGATGTGTTTGAAGATATTGAAAATCATTCGGCATTTCAACAATTTTTATAA
- a CDS encoding Crp/Fnr family transcriptional regulator, which translates to MKHPLKQHIEEIIKLTDEEFKFILSHFETTTKRKHQYILQENEIADKEYWIVKGCLKSYFFDESGKEHILQFGMENWWITDYESFIKQSKSKINIDCIEDSELLYITYENREKLTKEMHKMERFWAKKSKFGRIALQNRILSLLKNSSKERYELLLEQYPKLFQRVPKKLIASYLGVSRETLSRLNS; encoded by the coding sequence ATGAAACATCCCTTAAAGCAACATATAGAAGAAATAATTAAACTGACAGACGAAGAGTTTAAATTCATCTTGAGCCATTTTGAAACGACAACCAAACGTAAACATCAATATATTTTACAAGAAAATGAAATTGCTGACAAAGAATATTGGATAGTGAAAGGTTGTCTAAAAAGCTACTTTTTTGACGAAAGCGGAAAAGAACATATTTTACAATTTGGAATGGAAAATTGGTGGATAACAGATTATGAATCCTTTATAAAACAATCTAAATCAAAAATAAATATAGACTGTATCGAAGATTCCGAATTGCTTTACATAACTTATGAAAATAGAGAAAAACTCACCAAAGAAATGCACAAAATGGAACGATTTTGGGCGAAGAAAAGTAAGTTTGGCAGAATAGCACTTCAAAATAGAATCTTATCATTATTAAAAAATTCTTCAAAAGAACGCTATGAGTTACTTCTGGAACAATACCCAAAACTTTTTCAAAGAGTACCAAAAAAACTTATAGCTTCCTATTTAGGAGTCAGTAGAGAAACATTAAGCCGATTAAATTCGTAA
- a CDS encoding SCO family protein, translated as MKKNNYSYVGISFIILLFGIYSVPKIIKHFQTADLYTFNKVPNFEFINQNGETISNKNFEDKVYIVEFFFATCPTICPIMNARMVDIQNEFMGNPNFGIASFSITPEIDTPNQLKQYALKNGINHKNWHLLTGKSEDVVYDLSNEGFKLFVGKGEVSHGGFEHSGLFALVDKNGNIRSRYDEHGNPLMYYRALDEHGFGNQIQELKQDIKLLLNE; from the coding sequence ATGAAAAAAAATAATTATTCATACGTTGGAATTTCGTTTATTATTTTATTATTTGGTATTTATTCGGTGCCAAAAATTATAAAACATTTTCAAACTGCCGATTTATATACTTTTAATAAAGTTCCAAATTTTGAGTTTATCAATCAAAATGGTGAAACAATCAGCAATAAAAATTTTGAAGATAAAGTATATATAGTTGAGTTTTTCTTTGCTACTTGTCCTACTATTTGCCCTATAATGAATGCTCGAATGGTAGATATTCAAAATGAATTTATGGGAAATCCTAACTTTGGAATTGCTTCTTTTTCGATTACTCCAGAAATTGATACACCAAATCAATTAAAACAATATGCGCTTAAAAATGGTATTAATCATAAAAATTGGCATTTGTTAACAGGTAAATCTGAAGATGTAGTATATGATTTATCAAACGAAGGGTTTAAATTATTTGTAGGAAAAGGAGAGGTTTCACATGGAGGTTTTGAACATTCTGGTTTGTTTGCTTTAGTTGATAAAAATGGAAATATTCGTTCTCGTTATGATGAACACGGAAACCCTTTAATGTATTACAGAGCCTTAGATGAGCATGGTTTTGGAAACCAAATTCAAGAACTAAAACAAGATATTAAGTTATTATTAAACGAATAA
- a CDS encoding purine-nucleoside phosphorylase — MKQQQLQETTDYLKLNGITNPEIGIVLGTGLGKLVNEIDIEKEILYSDIPHFPQATVESHSGKLIYGTLSGKKVVVMAGRFHVYEGYNLWEVTYGIRTMHSLGIKKLLISNAAGAINLTYKKGDLMLLEDHINLQGGSPLAFKGAKDFGNIFADMLEPYSKKINNLLKDIATSNDIQLYEGMYASVVGPQLETRAEYRMLQILEADAVGMSTVPEVIVAKQLNLPCAAISVLTDECDPKNLQPVNIADIIAVAGKAEPKMITLFKELIFKL; from the coding sequence ATGAAACAACAACAATTACAAGAAACTACAGATTATTTAAAGTTAAACGGAATTACAAATCCTGAAATAGGTATTGTTTTAGGTACAGGACTTGGAAAATTAGTCAACGAAATTGACATTGAAAAAGAGATTTTATATTCAGATATTCCTCATTTTCCACAAGCAACTGTTGAATCTCATTCTGGAAAATTAATTTACGGAACTTTATCAGGAAAAAAAGTAGTTGTAATGGCGGGGCGTTTTCATGTGTATGAAGGTTACAATCTTTGGGAAGTTACTTACGGAATTAGAACAATGCATAGTTTAGGAATTAAAAAATTATTGATTTCAAACGCTGCAGGTGCAATTAATTTAACCTACAAAAAAGGCGATTTAATGCTTTTAGAAGATCATATAAATTTACAAGGTGGTTCTCCCCTAGCTTTTAAAGGTGCAAAAGATTTCGGAAATATTTTTGCTGATATGCTTGAGCCTTATTCTAAAAAAATCAACAATTTATTGAAAGATATTGCAACTTCAAACGACATACAGTTATATGAAGGAATGTACGCAAGTGTTGTTGGTCCGCAATTAGAAACCAGAGCAGAATACCGAATGTTACAAATACTAGAAGCTGATGCTGTTGGTATGAGTACCGTCCCTGAAGTTATTGTTGCAAAACAATTAAACCTTCCTTGTGCTGCTATTTCTGTTTTAACAGATGAATGTGATCCTAAAAATTTACAACCTGTAAATATTGCTGATATCATTGCTGTTGCAGGAAAAGCTGAACCAAAAATGATTACATTATTTAAAGAATTAATCTTTAAATTATAA
- the arsS gene encoding arsenosugar biosynthesis radical SAM (seleno)protein ArsS (Some members of this family are selenoproteins.), protein MKKSLLARNNDLANTQRQLDILSNGIFADGELPTFAKKIKETNQFPLRPKKLEILQINLGYMCNQVCAHCHVDAGPDRKEIMTTATMQQCLDVIKNTQAHTLDLTGGAPEMNPNFRWFVEEASKAGIKDFIVRSNLTIIRANKKYHDLPDFFKKHNIHVVSSMPHWTRGKTDKQRGDGVFDKSIKALQMLNEVGYGIEGSNLKLDLVYNPSGAFLPGDQMALENDFKKALKDDFNIDFHNLFAITNLPISRFLDYLIASENYEDYMYSLIDAYNPKAVENVMCTNTLSVSWDGNLYDCDFNQMLNLKVASSVKHISEYNEEILQDRNIIINQHCYGCTAGSGSSCQGVVA, encoded by the coding sequence ATGAAAAAATCACTTTTAGCCAGAAATAACGATTTAGCAAATACACAACGTCAATTAGATATTTTATCAAACGGAATTTTTGCTGATGGTGAATTACCAACGTTTGCTAAAAAAATAAAAGAAACAAATCAGTTTCCTTTACGTCCTAAAAAGCTAGAAATTCTTCAAATTAATTTAGGCTATATGTGTAATCAGGTTTGTGCACATTGCCACGTTGATGCTGGTCCTGATCGTAAAGAAATAATGACCACAGCAACAATGCAACAATGTTTGGATGTTATAAAAAATACCCAAGCTCATACTTTAGATTTAACTGGTGGAGCGCCTGAAATGAATCCTAATTTTAGGTGGTTTGTTGAAGAAGCTTCTAAAGCAGGAATCAAAGATTTTATTGTTCGTTCTAACTTAACAATTATTAGAGCTAACAAAAAATATCACGATTTACCCGATTTTTTTAAAAAACATAATATTCACGTTGTTTCGTCAATGCCACATTGGACACGTGGAAAAACCGACAAACAACGTGGTGATGGTGTTTTTGATAAATCAATCAAAGCACTGCAAATGTTAAACGAAGTTGGTTACGGAATTGAAGGTTCTAATTTAAAATTAGATTTGGTTTATAATCCGTCTGGTGCTTTTTTACCTGGGGATCAAATGGCGCTTGAAAACGATTTTAAAAAAGCTTTAAAAGATGATTTTAATATCGATTTTCATAATTTATTTGCGATTACCAATTTACCTATCAGTCGTTTTTTAGATTATTTAATCGCTTCTGAAAATTATGAAGATTATATGTATTCTTTAATTGATGCCTATAATCCGAAGGCTGTAGAAAATGTGATGTGTACAAATACTTTATCGGTAAGTTGGGACGGTAATTTATACGATTGTGATTTTAATCAGATGTTAAATTTAAAAGTAGCAAGCAGCGTAAAACATATTTCGGAATACAACGAGGAAATTTTACAAGACAGAAATATTATTATAAATCAACATTGTTACGGCTGTACTGCTGGTTCTGGAAGTAGCTGTCAGGGTGTGGTTGCATAA
- the cyoE gene encoding heme o synthase produces the protein MNLSSPAHNQVSLKSLFDDFKQLTKVGLSISVVFTSITGYLLGAETIDYTVVFLLAFGGYLMVGASNAFNQVIEKDIDSLMKRTKDRPLPAGRMSVNVALTIAIIFTIAGIGILYAINPKCALFGAISIFLYTSAYTPLKAVTPLAVFVGAIPGAIPFMLGWVAATGEFGIEAGFLFMIQFFWQFPHFWAIGWLQFEEYNKAGLHMLPMDKKDKGAVVQIIFYTCIMILMSVAPVLKVTGNFYIYPITAIIVLLLGVLMLYYAFKLYKSEENTDARKLMLASVFYITIVPIIYVVDKFLH, from the coding sequence TTGAATTTATCCTCACCTGCACATAATCAAGTATCTTTAAAATCATTGTTTGATGATTTTAAACAATTAACTAAAGTCGGTTTATCTATCAGTGTTGTTTTTACTTCTATTACGGGGTATTTATTAGGAGCTGAAACAATTGACTATACTGTAGTGTTTTTACTAGCTTTTGGTGGGTACTTAATGGTAGGAGCTTCGAATGCCTTTAATCAGGTTATAGAGAAAGATATAGATTCATTAATGAAACGCACTAAAGATCGTCCTTTACCAGCTGGTAGAATGAGCGTGAATGTAGCATTAACAATAGCCATTATTTTTACTATTGCGGGTATTGGAATTTTATATGCTATAAATCCGAAATGTGCTTTGTTTGGTGCAATTTCTATTTTTTTATATACAAGTGCTTACACACCTTTAAAAGCTGTAACTCCGTTAGCTGTTTTTGTTGGTGCTATTCCAGGAGCAATTCCTTTTATGTTAGGTTGGGTTGCTGCAACAGGTGAATTTGGTATTGAAGCAGGTTTTTTATTTATGATTCAATTTTTTTGGCAGTTTCCTCACTTTTGGGCAATCGGTTGGTTACAATTTGAAGAGTACAATAAAGCAGGCTTACACATGCTTCCTATGGATAAAAAAGATAAAGGAGCTGTTGTTCAAATAATTTTTTACACTTGTATTATGATTTTAATGTCGGTAGCACCGGTGTTAAAAGTAACTGGTAATTTTTATATTTATCCAATAACAGCTATTATAGTTTTATTATTAGGAGTGTTAATGTTGTATTATGCTTTTAAATTATATAAATCAGAAGAAAATACTGACGCGCGAAAATTAATGTTAGCGAGCGTTTTTTATATAACAATTGTACCCATAATTTATGTGGTAGATAAATTTTTACACTAA
- a CDS encoding cytochrome c oxidase subunit 3 has product MEANIAVNSDKKEAWGGGGEKPFGASYGKMMMWFFIVSDALTFSGFLAAYGLTRFKFIDSWPIADEVFTHFPGLRGVHAPMYYVALMTFILIISSVTMVLAVDAGHQKKQKKVAWYMFATIIFGIIFVGSQAWEWKNFINGSYGAVKTTNNHILQFVKDGHQIALADFVHAERKDDRVQHTRENGLWFEKEATISEYSIAQIQEAFKADPSLLIRTEQLNTETKQKIVLSRAESLAKLALATKVVEGANLHENEYGNPIFADFFFFITGFHGFHVLSGIILNIIIFFNVVLGTYERRGHYEMVEKVGLYWHFVDLVWVFVFTFFYLV; this is encoded by the coding sequence ATGGAAGCAAATATTGCTGTAAATTCTGATAAGAAAGAAGCCTGGGGCGGAGGTGGTGAAAAACCATTTGGCGCTAGTTATGGTAAAATGATGATGTGGTTTTTCATCGTTTCAGATGCATTAACCTTTTCGGGGTTTTTAGCCGCGTATGGTTTAACTCGTTTTAAATTTATTGACTCATGGCCAATAGCTGATGAAGTGTTTACTCACTTTCCAGGGTTACGTGGTGTGCATGCACCCATGTATTATGTAGCTTTGATGACATTTATTTTAATTATTTCATCAGTAACAATGGTGTTAGCCGTTGATGCAGGTCATCAAAAGAAACAAAAGAAAGTTGCTTGGTATATGTTTGCAACGATCATTTTCGGAATTATTTTCGTAGGATCGCAAGCGTGGGAGTGGAAAAACTTTATCAATGGTTCTTATGGAGCTGTTAAAACAACCAATAATCATATTTTACAGTTTGTAAAAGACGGTCATCAAATAGCTTTAGCTGATTTTGTTCATGCTGAAAGAAAAGATGATAGAGTTCAACATACTCGTGAAAATGGATTATGGTTTGAAAAAGAAGCTACCATTTCTGAGTATTCAATAGCACAAATTCAGGAAGCTTTTAAAGCTGATCCTTCTTTATTAATAAGAACGGAGCAGTTAAATACCGAAACAAAACAAAAAATTGTTTTATCAAGAGCTGAAAGTTTAGCTAAATTAGCTTTAGCAACTAAAGTTGTTGAAGGTGCTAACTTACACGAAAATGAATATGGTAATCCTATTTTTGCAGATTTCTTCTTCTTTATTACTGGTTTCCACGGTTTCCACGTATTATCAGGGATTATCTTAAATATTATTATATTTTTCAATGTAGTATTAGGTACTTACGAACGTAGAGGACACTATGAAATGGTTGAAAAAGTAGGTTTATATTGGCACTTTGTAGATTTAGTTTGGGTATTTGTATTTACCTTTTTCTATTTAGTATAA
- a CDS encoding cytochrome C oxidase subunit IV family protein, with protein MGHAHESNKKRIWIVLAILTIITTVEVAFGIVKPDSLHLHGWGTSWLNWLFIILTLVKAYYIAWAFMHLEGEKTWLRRSIVWTAVFLVSYLLFIILIEGDYLHETLAPLVKW; from the coding sequence ATGGGACACGCACACGAATCAAATAAAAAAAGAATCTGGATTGTTTTAGCAATCTTAACAATTATAACAACTGTTGAAGTTGCTTTTGGTATTGTTAAACCAGATTCATTACACTTACATGGATGGGGTACTAGTTGGTTAAACTGGTTGTTTATAATCCTAACACTTGTTAAAGCGTATTATATTGCTTGGGCTTTTATGCACTTAGAAGGTGAAAAAACATGGCTTAGAAGATCAATTGTTTGGACAGCTGTATTTTTAGTTTCTTATCTATTATTTATTATTTTAATAGAAGGTGATTATTTACATGAAACATTAGCACCATTAGTAAAATGGTAA
- a CDS encoding DUF420 domain-containing protein — MNTKEQKYKKFITIVSIVIPIAVAALFGIKIPNVEPLSFLPPIYASINGLTAVLLIASVIAIKKGNKKLHEQLNTTAIACSALFLVMYVAYHMTSNSTNFGGEGVIKYIYFFILITHIILSIIIIPFVLITFMRARLGNFPEHKKIAKITFPLWLYVAVTGVIVYLMISPYYV, encoded by the coding sequence ATGAACACAAAAGAACAGAAATATAAAAAATTTATTACCATCGTTTCCATTGTTATTCCAATAGCTGTGGCTGCTTTGTTCGGAATTAAAATCCCTAATGTTGAACCGTTATCGTTTTTACCTCCAATATACGCAAGTATAAACGGACTGACAGCTGTATTATTAATAGCATCAGTAATTGCTATAAAAAAAGGAAATAAAAAGTTACATGAACAATTAAATACTACTGCAATTGCTTGTTCAGCATTGTTTTTAGTAATGTATGTGGCTTATCATATGACTTCAAATTCTACTAATTTTGGTGGCGAAGGAGTTATAAAATATATCTACTTTTTTATTTTAATAACACATATTATATTATCGATTATTATAATTCCTTTTGTATTAATCACTTTTATGAGAGCTCGTTTAGGTAATTTTCCTGAACACAAAAAAATAGCAAAAATTACATTTCCTTTATGGTTATATGTAGCTGTAACAGGTGTAATTGTATATTTAATGATATCACCATATTATGTATAA
- a CDS encoding tautomerase family protein, which translates to MPYINIRVTDTNVTKEQKRLLIEGATQLVVSILNKKPESTHVIIDEIPIENWGFNGKQSLVTKK; encoded by the coding sequence ATGCCTTACATAAACATTAGGGTTACAGATACAAATGTAACCAAAGAACAAAAAAGACTATTAATTGAAGGTGCTACACAATTAGTCGTTAGTATTTTAAACAAAAAACCTGAAAGTACTCACGTAATAATTGACGAAATACCAATTGAAAATTGGGGGTTTAACGGAAAACAATCTTTAGTAACTAAAAAATAG
- a CDS encoding DUF547 domain-containing protein, with product MRKIFLLFSLTFFINSFGQTSTFDNLLKEHVNNKGIVNYKNLKKDEAKLDSYLSYLNKTSPQKKWTPSKTKAFWVNAYNAYTLKIILNNYPIKSILKIKEHKKDAWNISFAKVGGKTYTLNFIEHEILRKKFDDPKIHVAVNCASGSCPKLGNFAFTEANYETKTTELMKNFINDAKRNKISEKKVALSKIFEWFKDDFTKNGSLIDFLNTYSETKISKKATVNFLKYDWNLNGK from the coding sequence ATGCGTAAAATATTCTTATTATTTAGTTTAACATTTTTCATAAATTCATTTGGACAAACAAGTACTTTTGATAATTTATTAAAAGAACATGTTAATAACAAAGGCATCGTAAATTATAAAAACTTAAAAAAAGACGAAGCTAAATTAGATTCTTATTTAAGTTATCTGAATAAAACAAGTCCTCAAAAAAAATGGACTCCTTCAAAAACAAAAGCTTTTTGGGTGAATGCATATAATGCTTACACCTTAAAAATAATATTAAATAATTACCCGATTAAAAGTATTTTAAAAATTAAAGAGCATAAAAAAGATGCTTGGAATATCTCTTTTGCAAAGGTTGGAGGAAAAACATATACCTTAAATTTTATCGAACATGAAATTTTACGCAAAAAATTTGATGATCCTAAAATTCATGTTGCTGTAAATTGTGCTTCTGGTTCTTGTCCTAAATTAGGAAATTTTGCTTTTACAGAAGCAAACTACGAAACCAAAACAACCGAATTAATGAAAAATTTTATTAATGATGCTAAAAGAAATAAAATATCAGAAAAAAAAGTAGCGCTTTCAAAAATTTTCGAATGGTTTAAAGATGATTTTACTAAAAATGGCTCGTTAATCGATTTTTTAAATACCTACTCAGAAACTAAAATATCAAAAAAAGCAACAGTTAATTTTTTAAAATATGACTGGAATTTAAACGGTAAATAA